The following are encoded in a window of Scophthalmus maximus strain ysfricsl-2021 chromosome 2, ASM2237912v1, whole genome shotgun sequence genomic DNA:
- the LOC118301545 gene encoding spectrin family protein isoform X6, with translation MSTISPTDFDSLEIQQQYNDINNRWDLAAETDWDNENSSARLFERSRIKALADEREAVQKKTFTKWVNSHLGRVTSRIGDLYTDLRDGRMLIRLLEVLSGEQLPKPTKGRMRIHCLENVDKALQFLKEQKVHLENMGSHDIVDGNHRLTLGLIWTIILRFQIQDISVETEDNKEKKSAKDALLLWCQMKTAGYPNVNIHNFTTSWRDGLAFNAIVHKHRPDVIEFDNLKRSNAHYNLQNAFNVAEKELGLTKLLDPEDVNVDQPDEKSIITYVATYYHYFSKMKALAVEGKRIGKVLDYAIEADQLIEKYETLASELLQWIEQTIGTLNDRQLANSLSAVQNQLQAFNSYRTVEKPPKFTEKGNLEVLLFTIQSKMRANNQKVYMPREGKLISDINKAWERLEKAEHERELALRNELIRQEKLEMLAARFDRKAAMRETWLSENQRLVSQDNFGTDLGAVEAATRKHEAIETDIGAYWERVAAVEAVAKELEAEAYHDVRRVLARRDNVLRLWEYLKELLVARRERLNAHRDLQRLFQEMRYIMDWMADMKSRLQSPDSGKHLHDVLDLRQKHTLVEADISAQAERIKAVQGAAKRFTSYEQAYKPCEPGLVSEKVDLLGQAYEELGQLAGKRRERLEDSRRLWQFLWDIGEEAAWIREQEQILASGDCGRDLTSALHLLSKHEAFRDEMAARYGPLSNSIAAGEALLNEGHYGAPEVTERIQDIRSQWAHLEETTKLREQKLKEAVALLQFQTDADDMEAWIMETLRQVSSHEVGHDEFSTQTLARKQREIEEEIQSHRPLIESLHEQVQALPQAYVQFPQVDGRLPAIEQRYEELETLSVARRQALEGALALYRMFSEAGACQLWVEEKEQWLDSMEIPTKLEDLEVVQQRFETLEPEMNNLGTRVTDVNEVAEQLLSSDNCNKDQIHQTRDQLHNRWMEFEQLAGQKKQALESALNIQNYHLECNEIQTWMKEKTKVIESTQSLGNDLAGVMALQRKLTGMERDLEAIQGKLDDLRNEAEKLAKEHPDQAGEIQGRLAEIQEVWEELNATMKRREESLGEASKLQGFLRDLDDFQSWLSRTQTAVASEDIPTSLPEAESLLAQHESIKNEVDNYKEDYEKMRAVGDEVTQGQTDAQHMFLAQRLQALDTGWHELRRMWENRHSLLAQAFDFQTFLREAKQAEAFLNSQEYVLSHTEMPASLQAAEEAIKKHEDFLTTTEASEEKINGVVETGRRLINDSNANSDKIEEKVESIQERHLKNKEAANELLTKLKDNRELQHFLQDGQELTLWINEKMLTAQDMSYDEARNLHSKWQKHQAFMAELASNKDWLDKIDKEGQALVAEKPELKPVVQQTLEDLQHQWEELEGTTRTKAQCLFDANRAELFTQSCSALDVWLKNLEGQLHSDEYGKDLTSVNILLQKHQMLEHQMEVREKEVQSLQSQALALSQEDAGLAEVDGQQRRVTDNFSNLQEPLKLRRQRLLASKEAHQFNRDLEDEILWVKERMPLATSTDHGKDLPTVQLLIKKNQTLQKEIQGHQPRIDDIHRRGQTQSQVDGERQSVLEERLVELKDLWDQLIAETDKRHARLIEANRAQQFYADAAEAEAWMGEQELHMMSEEKAKDEQSALVMVKKHQILEQALEDYAQTIHQLANSSRLMVTSEHPESERITLRQAQVDKLYAGLKDLAEERRGRLQERLRLTQLKREVDDLEQWIAEREVVAGSHELGQDYEHVTMLRDKFREFARDTSTIGQERVDGVNGLADDLIESGHPENASVAEWKDGLNEAWADLLELIDTRTQMLAASYELHRFHQDAMEVLGRVKEKREALPSDLGRDLNTVQHLHRQHNTFEHDIQALSGQVNQVQDDAARLQKAYAGEKADDINRSEHAVTSAWEGLLEAGQARRLLLLDTVEKFRFFNMVRDLMLWMDGVNLQIDAHDSPRDVSSAGLVIANHQDIKSEIETRADSFTACIEMGNTLINNNHYAADEIREKLVQLQEKRDRINKNWHDKMDHLQIVLEVLQFGRDAYVAESWLAGQEPLVRAAELGSNVDEVESLIKRHEAFEKLAASWEDRFVLLEKLTTLEEHEMQRRREEEERARRPPTPPPAEEVAQSETESHVHDSAARTSLDQTTLNQTVSVNGVHSDNDTSQGSESESVNGPGRDSGLASSRLEPSATLPSRGGAESDPETMEGMLCRKQEMESHSRKAASRSWQNVYCVLRKGSLGFYKDGKSASNGIPYHGEVPISLGEAVCEVANDYKKRKNVFKLRLGDGKEYLFQAKDEAEMSAWIHSILGSIPTGSGDSPGGPRALSRAMTMPPISPGAGDAGGVTMRNREGKEKDREKRFSFFGKKK, from the exons ATGAGCGTGAAGCAGTACAGAAGAAGACCTTTACGAAATGGGTAAACTCTCACTTGGGCCGAGTGACCAGTCGCATTGGTGATTTGTACACTGACCTACGCGATGGCCGCATGCTAATCCGCCTTCTGGAAGTGCTCTCGGGAGAACAGCTG CCAAAGCCCACCAAGGGACGCATGCGTATCCACTGCCTGGAGAATGTCGATAAAGCCCTGCAATTTCTTAAGGAGCAAAAAGTCCATCTAGAAAACATGGGCTCACATGACATTGTGGACGGAAATCACCGTCTCACCCTGGGTCTCATTTGGACAATAATCCTTCGCTTCCAG ATCCAGGATATCAGTGTGGAAACAGAagacaacaaagagaagaaatcaGCTAAAGATGCCCTGCTGCTTTGGTGCCAAATGAAAACTGCtgg ATATCCCAATGTCAACATCCACAACTTCACTACCAGCTGGCGGGACGGTCTGGCGTTCAATGCCATCGTGCACAAACACAG ACCTGACGTGATTGAGTTCGACAACTTGAAGAGATCCAACGCTCACTACAATCTCCAGAATGCCTTCAACGTGGCTGAGAAGGAACTGGGGCTTACGAAGCTGCTGGACCCAGAAG aTGTCAATGTTGATCAGCCTGATGAAAAGTCCATCATCACCTATGTGGCCACCTACTATCATTACTTCTCCAAGATGAAAGCTCTCGCGGTGGAAGGCAAAAGAATTGGCAag GTGCTGGACTATGCTATTGAGGCCGACCAGCTGATAGAGAAGTATGAAACCCTGgcctcagagctgctgcagtggaTTGAGCAGACCATAGGGACACTCAACGATAGGCAGCTTGCTAACTCACTGAGTGCTGTGCAGAACCAGCTCCAGGCTTTCAACTCCTACCGAACTGTGGAGAAACCCCCCAA ATTTacagaaaaaggaaacttgGAGGTTCTCCTTTTTACCATCCAAAGCAAAATGCGAGCAAACAACCAGAAAGTCTACATGCCAAGAGAGGGAAAACTCATCTCTGATATCAATAAG GCATGGGAGCGACTGGAAAAGGCAGAGCATGAACGTGAGCTGGCGCTGAGAAATGAGTTGATTCGacaggagaagctggagatgCTCGCCGCTCGCTTTGACCGCAAGGCTGCTATGAGGGAGACGTGGCTGAGTGAGAACCAGAGGCTGGTGTCTCAG GACAACTTTGGGACTGATTTGGGAGCAGTGGAAGCCGCCACCCGTAAACACGAGGCAATTGAGACAGACATTGGGGCATACTGGGAGCGTGTGGCTGCTGTGGAGGCTGTTGCCAAAGAGCTGGAAGCAGAGGCATACCATGATGTACGGCGTGTACTTGCCCGAAGGGATAATGTGCTTCGACTCTGGGAATACCTGAAAGAGCTTCTGGTTGCACGCAGGGAGCGGCTGAACGCCCACCGTGACCTACAGAGACTGTTTCAGGAGATGCGCTACATCATGGACTGGATGGCAGACATGAAG aGTCGTCTGCAGTCTCCAGACAGTGGCAAACATCTGCACGACGTGTTAGACCTTCGTCAGAAACACACTCTGGTAGAAGCGGACATTTCAGCTCAGGCAGAGAGAATCAAGGCCGTGCAGGGAGCAGCAAAGCGCTTCACTTCCTATGAGCAGG CCTACAAGCCATGTGAGCCGGGACTTGTTAGTGAAAAGGTTGACCTTCTGGGTCAAGCCTATGAGGAGCTTGGTCAACTTGCTGGTAAACGCAGAGAACGGCTCGAGGACTCTCGCCGCCTGTGGCAGTTCCTGTGGGATATCGGAGAGGAGGCAGCTTGGATCAGAGAGCAGGAGCAGATCCTGGCTAGTGGAGACTGTGGGCGTGACCTTACTTCTGCTCTCCACCTGCTCAGTAAACATGAGGCTTTCAGAGATGAGATGGCAGCCCGCTACGGCCCCTTGAGTAACAGCATTGCAGCAGGGGAAGCTTTGCTGAATGAGGGACACTATGGAGCCCCAGAGGTCACCGAGAGGATTCAAGACATCCGCTCACAGTGGGCACATCTTGAGGAG ACAACTAAACTGAGAGAGCAGAAACTTAAAGAAGCTGTGGCCCTGCTTCAGTTCCAAACCGATGCCGATGACATGGAGGCCTGGATCATGGAGACACTTAGGCAAGTGTCAAGTCATGAGGTGGGCCACGATGAGTTCTCTACTCAAACTCTAGCTCGCAAACAGAGGGAGATAGAAGAGGAGATTCAAAGCCACCGCCCACTCATCGAATCCTTGCATGAGCAGGTTCAAGCACTGCCGCAGGCATATGTACAATTCCCTCAG GTGGATGGCCGCCTCCCTGCTATTGAGCAGCGCTATGAAGAGCTGGAAACACTGTCAGTAGCTCGGCGGCAGGCTCTGGAAGGAGCCCTGGCCCTTTACCGCATGTTCAGTGAAGCTGGTGCCTGCCAGCTGTGGGTGGAAGAAAAGGAGCAGTGGTTAGATAGCATGGAGATCCCTACCAAACTGGAGGACTTGGAGGTGGTGCAGCAGAG ATTTGAGACTCTTGAACCTGAGATGAACAACCTCGGCACTCGTGTCACTGATGTGAACGAGgtggcagagcagctgctgagctCGGACAACTGTAACAAAGACCAAATCCACCAGACACGAGACCAACTACACAACAG ATGGATGGAGTTTGAACAGCTGGCCGGTCAAAAGAAACAGGCCCTAGAGTCTGCCCTCAACATCCAAAACTACCACCTAGAGTGCAATGAGATTCAAACGTGGATGAAGGAAAAGACCAAGGTGATTGAATCCACTCAGAGCCTCGGCAACGACCTGGCTGGAGTGATGGCACTGCAACGCAAACTCACTGGTATGGAGAGGGACCTGGAGGCTATTCAG GGCAAATTGGATGACCTGAGAAACGAGGCAGAAAAGCTGGCCAAGGAACATCCAGATCAGGCAGGAGAGATCCAAGGCCGCCTGGCAGAGATTCAAGAAGTGTGGGAGGAGTTGAACGCGACCATGAAGCGACGTGAGGAGTCACTGGGTGAAGCCAGCAAGCTGCAGGGCTTCCTCAGGGATCTGGATGACTTTCAGTCCTGGTTGTCCCGCACTCAGACGGCCGTGGCCTCGGAGGACATTCCCACTTCTCTGCCTGAGGCTGAAAGTTTGTTAGCCCAGCATGAGAGTATCAAGAATGAGGTGGATAACTATAAGGAGGACTATGAGAAGATGCGGGCGGTTGGTGACGAGGTGACCCAAGGTCAGACAGATGCCCAGCACATGTTCTTGGCCCAGAGGCTCCAGGCACTGGATACTGGCTGGCATGAGTTGCGTCGCATGTGGGAAAACCGCCACAGTCTTTTGGCCCAAGCCTTTGACTTCCAGACTTTCCTGAGAGAAGCAAAGCAGGCGGAAGCTTTCCTGAACAGCCAG GAGTATGTACTGTCCCATACAGAGATGCCTGCCAGTCTCCAGGCAGCAGAAGAGGCCATTAAGAAGCATGAGGATTTCCTCACTACCACAGAGGCCagtgaggagaaaataaatggtGTAGTGGAGACCGGACGGCGCCTCATTAATGACTCTAATGCAAACTCTGATAAGATCGAAGAAAAAGTGGAATCCATCCAAGAAAG GCATCTTAAGAACAAGGAGGCTGCAAATGAATTGCTTACAAAACTGAAGGACAACCGTGAACTTCAGCATTTCCTCCAAGATGGGCAGGAG CTCACATTGTGGATCAATGAGAAGATGCTTACGGCTCAAGACATGTCTTATGATGAGGCCAGGAATCTTCACAGCAAGTGGCAGAAGCACCAGGCCTTCATGGCCGAACTGGCCTCCAACAAAGACTGGCTAGACAAAATTGACAAG GAGGGTCAGGCTCTAGTAGCAGAGAAGCCCGAGCTGAAACCTGTTGTCCAACAGACCCTGGAGGACCTTCAGCATCAGTGGGAGGAGCTGGAAGGCACCACCCGCACCAAGGCCCAGTGTTTGTTCGATGCCAACAGGGCTGAGCTGTTTACACAGAGCTGCTCCGCTCTAGATGTCTGGCTGAAAAACCTGGAGGGTCAGCTGCATAGTGACGAATATGGCAAAGATTTGACCAGCGTCAACATCCTGCTCCAGAAGCACCAG ATGCTGGAGCACCAGATGGAAgtcagagagaaggaggtgcAGTCCCTGCAGTCTCAGGCTCTGGCCCTGTCCCAGGAGGACGCTGGACTGGCTGAGGTAGATGGTCAACAAAGGCGTGTCACTGACAACTTCTCAAACCTGCAGGAGCCTCTGAAACTGAGGAGACAGCGACTGCTCGCCTCCAAAGAAGCACATCAGTTCAACAGAGATCTGGAGGATGAAATT cTCTGGGTGAAAGAGAGGATGCCCCTGGCGACCTCCACCGACCATGGAAAAGACCTGCCTACCGTTCAGTTGCTAATCAAGAAGAACCAG ACATTGCAGAAAGAGATCCAGGGCCACCAGCCTCGCATTGATGACATCCACAgacgaggacagacacagagccaGGTGGATGGTGAGAGACAGTCTGTCCTAGAGGAGCGTCTTGTCGAGCTGAAGGACCTTTGGGACCAACTGattgcagagacagacaaacgTCATGCCCGTTTGATAGAGGCCAATCGCGCCCAGCAGTTCTATGCTGATGCAGCGGAGGCAGAGGCCTGGATGGGCGAACAAGAGCTACACATGATGTCGGAAGAAAAGGCCAAG gatGAGCAAAGCGCACTGGTGATGGTCAAGAAGCACCAGATCCTGGAGCAGGCACTTGAAGACTACGCCCAAACTATTCACCAGCTGGCCAACAGCAGCCGCCTCATGGTCACCAGTGAACACCCTGAGAG TGAGAGAATCACCTTACGGCAAGCCCAAGTGGACAAGCTGTATGCAGGGTTGAAGGATCTCGCTGAGGAGCGTCGTGGGCGGCTTCAGGAGAGACTGCGGCTGACCCAGCTGAAGCGGGAGGTGGATGACCTAGAACAGTGGATTGCTGAGAGGGAGGTGGTTGCTGGCTCCCATGAACTAGGACAGGACTATGAACATGTCACA ATGCTTAGGGACAAGTTCCGGGAGTTTGCCCGTGACACCAGCACCATCGGCCAAGAGCGAGTCGATGGTGTAAATGGGTTGGCAGATGACCTGATTGAGTCGGGACATCCTGAGAACGCCAGTGTGGCTGAGTGGAAGGATGGGTTAAACGAGGCCTGGGCAGATCTGCTGGAGCTGattgacacacgcacacaaatgtTGGCAGCCTCCTATGAGTTGCACCGCTTCCATCAGGACGCCATGGAGGTGCTTGGACGTGTCAAGGAAAAGCGGGAGGCACTGCCCTCTGATCTCGGCCGTGATCTGAACACTGTCCAACATTTACACAGGCAGCACAACACTTTTGAACATGACATCCAGGCCCTGAGTGGACAG GTTAACCAGGTTCAAGACGATGCAGCGCGGCTGCAGAAGGCTTACGCTGGAGAGAAAGCTGATGACATCAACAGGAGTGAACACGCTGTGACCTCTGCCTGGGAGGGCCTGCTCGAGGCTGGTCAGGCCCGCAGGCTCCTCCTGCTGGACACGGTGGAGAAGTTCCGCTTCTTTAACATGGTGCGAGACCTCATGCTTTGGATGGACGGTGTCAACCTGCAAATTGATGCGCACGACAGTCCCAG GGATGTATCGTCAGCAGGGCTGGTCATTGCCAATCACCAGGATATCAAGTCAGAGATTGAGACCAGGGCAGACAGCTTTACTGCCTGTATTGAGATGGGAAATACTCTCATAAACAATAATCACTATGCAGCTGATGAG ATTCGGGAGAAACTGGTTCAGCTCcaggaaaagagagacaggaTCAACAAAAACTGGCATGACAAGATGGACCATTTACAAATTG TGCTGGAGGTGCTGCAGTTTGGACGCGATGCCTATGTGGCAGAGTCTTGGTTGGCTGGGCAAGAACCTCTGGTGCGAGCAGCAGAGCTGGGTTCAAACGTGGACGAGGTAGAGAGCCTAATCAAGCGTCACGAGGCCTTTGAAAAACTTGCGGCATCTTGGGAAGACCGTTTTGTCCTATTGGAGAAACTCACCACT CTGGAGGAGCATGAGATGCAGAGGaggcgagaggaagaggagagggcacGTCGACCCCCTACACCACCTCCAGCTGAAGAAGTTGCACAGTCTGAGACAGAAAGTCACGTACATGATTCTGCAGCCAG AACCAGTCTGGACCAGACCACACTCAATCAGACGGTGTCAGTGAACGGAGTACACAGTGACAATGACACGTCTCAG GGCTCCGAGTCGGAGTCAGTGAACGGACCAGGTAGGGACAGTGGGCTGGCGTCTTCTCGCCTTGAGCCGTCCGCCACGTTGCCAAGCAGGGGAGGTGCAGAGTCCGATCCAGAGACAATGGAGGGGATGCTCTGTCGAAAACAGGAGATGGAGTCCCACAGCAGAAAGGCAGCTAGCAG GTCCTGGCAGAACGTGTACTGTGTCTTAAGAAAAGGAAGTCTCGGTTTCTACAAAGACGGAAAAAGCGCCAGCAACGGCATTCCATATCACGGAGAGGTACCCATCAGCCTTGGAGAGGCCGTGTGTGAGGTAGCCAATGACTAtaagaagaggaaaaatgtattcaagcTCAG GCTCGGGGATGGTAAAGAGTACCTGTTCCAAGCCAAAGATGAG GCGGAAATGAGCGCCTGGATCCACTCCATCCTCGGTTCCATTCCAACAGGATCAGGAGACTCGCCTGGAGGTCCGCGGGCCCTCAGCCGCGCAATGACGATGCCTCCCATCTCCCCCGGCGCAGGTGACGCTGGAGGTGTTACCATGCGCaacagagaggggaaggagaaggatCGCGAGAAGAGGTTCAGCTTCTTTGGCAAGAAGAAATAG